From Erigeron canadensis isolate Cc75 chromosome 8, C_canadensis_v1, whole genome shotgun sequence, one genomic window encodes:
- the LOC122579154 gene encoding uncharacterized protein LOC122579154, which translates to MEVKQDFLEVKGKENGDGLYEENQELNDEKNDGQNDEEKDGKESPEFSFTFKFPTYEEFTKKQKDFGSISQLVDMLEPPSCVDDKNLSKNIDSFEVSLEGSSEVDVDSNEGNSARNDDFEDEANVNEQVMVESFDEKVTKMEDKEEVDAFSEVKLEKVNDESVDSYADVFNMDSIGLKIEEKEEIDTFSEDKQKVLDGSVCTSSDSNTDLNGSSDSSPSSNVSQEDGFLSDEFFDLEFIKKDENKWLSDDFLSEKDFGTNLKKESTDDNGKNSSSDTSNKLESLWEHQELIEQLTMEIKKAKASGLPTIFEESESPPKIMEELKPWKIEEVYQHSGGKLTEAHKFYKSYREKMRKLDIFNYQKMYTIGFLQLKDPNQSSSSSKASIPQITTLLSQSFTTYKGKKREDDPTIKFIKELQNDLEVVYVSQMCLSWEILHWQYEKAMDIWESDPHLFRRFNDLAGEFQQFQVLMQRFIEDEPFQGPRVQHYVKTRCIYRNLLQVPVIRDDPPKNWKARDEVVYDITSDTLVEIFQESIRLFWQFVRADKYKRQTPAEFRKPEDAQLYMDLQKDLHKKEKKLKEVLRSGNCILKKLRSCKEEETAEDGALYFFCQVDMKLVSRVLQMSTLTSDQLLWCHNKLSRVSFVNRKIHVELEPSFLLFPC; encoded by the exons ATGGAGGTAAAACAAGACTTTTTGGAGGTAAAAGGTAAAGAAAATGGTGATGGGCTTTATGAGGAAAATCAagaattaaatgatgaaaaaaatGATGGGCAAAATGATGAGGAAAAAGATGGAAAAGAGTCCCCTGAGTTTTCATTCACTTTTAAATTTCCAACTTATGAGGAGTTTACTAAAAAGCAGAAAGATTTTGGTTCCATAAGTCAATTAGTTGATATGTTGGAACCACCTTCATGTGTTGATGACAAGaatttaagtaaaaatattGATTCATTTGAAGTTTCGTTGGAAGGTAGCAGTGAAGTCGATGTGGATTCGAATG AAGGGAATTCGGCTAGGAATGATGATTTTGAAGATGAAGCAAATGTTAATGAGCAAGTGATGGTTGAAAGTTTTGATGAGAAGGTTACAAAAATGGAGGACAAAGAAGAAGTTGATGCTTTTAGTGAAGTGAAATTGGAAAAAGTTAATGATGAAAGTGTTGATTCATATGCTGATGTTTTTAATATGGATTCAATTGGTTTAaagattgaagaaaaagaagaaattgatACTTTTAGTGAAGATAAGCAAAAAGTTCTTGATGGAAGTGTTTGCACATCTTCTGACTCAAATACGGATTTAAACGGGTCAAGTGATAGTTCTCCATCGAGTAATGTATCTCAAGAAGACGGGTTCTTATCTGACGAATTTTTTGATTTAGAATTCATTAAAAAGGATGAAAACAAATGGTTATCAGACGATTTCTTATCTGAGAAAGATTTTGGTACAAatctaaaaaaagaaagtaCAGATGATAATGGGAAGAATTCATCAAGTGATACATCAAACAAGCTGGAATCTTTATGGGAACATCAAGAATTGATTGAGCAGTTAACAATGGAGATCAAGAAAGCTAAAGCCAGTGGACTGCCAACAATTTTTGAAGAATCCGAATCGCCTCCAAAGATAATGGAGGAATTGAAGCCATGGAAGATTGAGGAAGTGTATCAACATAGTGGTGGCAAGTTGACTGAAGCTCACAAGTTTTACAAAAGCTATAGAGAAAAGATGCGAAAATTGGACATTTTCAATTACCAGAAAATGTATACTATAG GTTTCTTACAGTTAAAAGATCCCAATCAGTCATCTTCAAGCTCAAAAGCTTCAATTCCTCAAATTACGACACTTCTTAGCCAAAGTTTCACAACCTACAAAGGCAAGAAGCGTGAAGACGATCCAACCATTAAGTTTATCAAAGAGCTACAAAATGATTTGGAAGTTGTGTATGTTAGCCAAATGTGTCTTTCTTGGGAAATCCTACATTGGCAATACGAAAAGGCAATGGATATATGGGAATCAGACCCACATTTGTTTCGAAGATTTAATGACCTTGCTGGTGAATTTCAACAATTTCAAGTGTTGATGCAAAGATTTATAGAGGATGAACCTTTTCAAGGTCCAAGAGTTCAGCATTATGTTAAAACTCGATGTATATATCGTAATCTTCTACAAGTTCCCGTGATTAGAG ATGACCCTCCAAAGAACTGGAAGGCAAGAGATGAGGTTGTATACGATATTACCAGTGACACGTTAGTTGAGATATTTCAAGAATCCATACGCTTATTCTGGCAATTTGTTCGTGCTGATAAGTATAAAAGGCAAACGCCCGCTGAGTTTCGGAAACCCGAGGATGCACAACTCTATATGGATCTTCAGAAAGATTTACACAAG AAAGAAAAGAAGCTGAAAGAAGTATTAAGAAGCGGAAATTGCATACTAAAGAAGTTAAGAAGCTGTAAAGAAGAGGAGACGGCAGAAGATGGAGCCCTTTACTTCTTTTGTCAAGTAGATATGAAATTAGTGTCCAGGGTGCTACAAATGTCTACATTAACTAGTGATCAATTACTGTGGTGTCATAATAAGCTAAGTAGAGTTAGTTTTGTCAACAGGAAGATTCATGTAGAGCTAGAGCCCTCATTTTTGCTATTTCCTTGCTGA
- the LOC122609698 gene encoding mini zinc finger protein 2-like produces MTKKQVVLKRELEPPLMDSANSSMRVQVRYGECQKNHAANVGGYAVDGCREFMASSEEEETEASLTCAACGCHRNFHRRVVETIEQAVGCSDCE; encoded by the coding sequence ATGACCAAAAAACAAGTAGTGTTGAAAAGGGAATTAGAACCACCATTGATGGATTCCGCTAATTCATCAATGCGAGTTCAAGTGAGATACGGCGAGTGTCAGAAGAACCACGCAGCCAACGTTGGCGGGTATGCAGTTGATGGATGTAGAGAATTCATGGCGTCGAGTGAAGAGGAAGAGACCGAGGCCTCGCTTACCTGTGCCGCGTGTGGCTGCCACCGCAACTTCCATAGAAGGGTGGTGGAAACTATTGAGCAAGCTGTTGGCTGCAGCGATTGTGAGTGA